Below is a window of Niabella agricola DNA.
ATTCACCCACGCCTGAAGTGGCAAAGGACAACCTGATCAATGCCGGCTGGGGACTGGATGAAATCCAGGCTAAGGCGATCCTCGAACTGCGCTTGCAGCGGCTTACCGGAATGGAGCGCGAGAAGATCAAGGAGGAGTTCGACGAACTGATGAAACTGATCACGCATTTGAGAGAGGTGCTGGCAAATGAGGGAATGCGGTATGATATTATCACAGCCGAATTGCTGGAAATCAAAGAGAAATTCGGCGATGCCCGTAAAACAGAGATTACCTACCTGAATGATGAGGTTTCTATAAAAGACCTTATCAAAGAAGAAGACGTGGTGATTACGATCTCTCACCTTGGTTATATCAAACGTACGCCGGTAGATGAATTCCGCGCACAGCGCAGAGGCGGAAGAGGCGTTATGGGCGGTAAAACAAGAGATGAGGATTTTATTGAGCACCTGTTTGTGGCGTCTACCCACCATACCTTATTGTTTTTTACGGAAAAGGGAAGATGTTACTGGCTGAATGTATATGAGATCCCCGAAGGCGAAAAAACCGGTAAGGGAAGAGCGATCCAGAACCTGATGCAGTTACCTCCGGATGATAAAATCCGTGCCATCATTGATGTGCAGGATCTGAAAAACGAAGCATTCGTCAACAGCCATAATATCGTTTTGTGCACCAAGAAAGGGATTATTAAAAAAACTGCGCTGGAAGACTTCAGCCGCCCGCGTCAGACCGGTGTAAACGCCATTACGATTAACGAGGGCGACCGTTTGCTGGAAGCGCGTTTAACCGATGGCCATTCGGAGATCATGATGGCGGTTAAAAGCGGCCGGGCCATCCGTTTTTCGGAGGATAAAGTGCGCCCAACCGGACGTGGAGCCATCGGCGTTGGCGGAATTGAAGTGGATGATGAAAATGATGAAGTGATCGGCATGATCTGCCTGTCTGCCGAAACTTCCAAATCGGTACTGGTTGTGAGCGAGAAGGGATATGGAAAGCGGACGAAGATCGATGAATACCGGTTTACCAACCGGGGCGGAAAGGGCGTTAAAACGATCAGTGTAACCGAAAAAACAGGATCGCTTGTGGGGTTGCTGGATGTGGATGAAACACAGGACCTGTTAATTACCTGTAAGAGCGGAATTACCATCCGGATGCGGGTCAAGGATATCAGTGAACTGGGACGCGCCACACAGGGTGTAAAGCTGATTCGCCTGGAAGAGGATGACGAAATCGCCGCCATCAGCCAGGTGGATGAGCAGGAAATAGCCGAAGAAAGCGAAACAGCAACAGACGCAACGGAAGCCGCATCTGAAACGTCAACCGGAGAAAATGATGTAACTTCCGGTGAAGATTCGGGCGAAGAAAAAAATAGTGAAGAAGAAACATCAGAAAATTAACGGTTTTGCGTTATAAGTTCGGAACGAAAATTGCCGTTTATGACGGGCGTCCGTGTTGTTAAAGCCTTGAACAATTTAGAACTTAAAAACTTAAAAAGAATATGAAGAAGAAAATTACGCTTTTTGCGTCTATACTGCTGGCAGGGTCGGCAGTGTATGCACAAAAATACGATCCGATCAAAGGTGCTTTGTTAACAAACAATATAACAGAAGCACGCAAACTCTATGATAAAGAGTCGGCCAACGAAAAGTTCTTTTCAAAACCGGAAGGGTACATCATCAAGTCTTATATTCTTGCTTTTGATGCGTTAGACAGTGCCAAAGCGGCGGATGCCGACAAGAACAGGGAAGCCGGACTTGAGGCATTCAATAAATATAAGGAGCTGGATCCTTCCATGAAAGACCTGGATGCGTATAAAAACGCTCCCTACCAGCTCTATGCATCCTATTTTAATAGCGGTGTAGCGGATATCAACGCTAAAAACTACGAGTCGGCCTACAATAAGTTTAAAAATGTGGTAGATCTGTCGGATCTGCTGATTGCAAAAAAGATCAATCTTCCCGGCCCGATTGATACCAATGCCGTGTATTATGCCGGCGTACTGGCCGAAACGAATAAGCATATGGAAGATGCCGTAAAGTACAATACCCGCCTGGCAGATCTCAAAATTACCGGTCCGAATTACGAGCAGGTTTATCAAAGCCTGGTACGATATTATGCTGGTAAAAACGATGATGCCAATTTTGAAAAATACCGGAAACTGGGCAAAGAGCTGTATCCCCAAAGCGAATTCTTTAATTACAATAAACTGGATTTTGCAATAGGGGGCAGCAATAGCTTTGAAGAGAAGGTAGCCAACCTCGAAAAAATCGTTACAGGTACACCGGATGATTACAAGGCTAACCTGGCATTGGGAGAAGCCATTTTTGAGAAATTAAACCGTGCAAAAGAAGGTGAAGCAAAACCGGCAAATGCAGCAGAACTGGAAACAAAGATGCTGACAGCTTTAAAGAAGGCAGCCGCCGTCAATCCTTCTGAGTTACAGCCGATCTTATTAATGGGCGACCATTTTATGAACAAGGCCAGTGCACAGGAAGAGGAAATGCGGAATGCTGAAAAAGTAATGGACAGCAAAGGTGCAAAAGCAACTGCTGCTGACAAGCAAAAATTTGCCGACGCAAAGAAGGCCTATGTTGCAGAATACGCACAAGCAGCCGAAAATTTTGAAAAAGCAGCTGATATGCTGGGCAAGGTTGCACAGCCTGATAATGTACAGAAACGCCAGTACCGGGTTATTGCCGGAAACCTGGCCCAGTACTATTTCTTTATTGGACAGGATGCAACAGGTGCCAATAAAGCAAAATACAGCGCCCTGGAGAAAAAATATGATACGCTTTACAAGAGCATGAAATAACAGGGAAATAATTAATGACTGAAGGCGGGGATGTGCAGGCATCCCCGCTTTTTTATGTGTGGTGGTTCGGGGCTGCCAAAGGATCCCTGCTATCCAGTAAGAAGTTGCCGGGCCCCGCAAAAGACTGCCGGGCAAAACGGGGTAGCAAAAAAAACCGTTCCGATAAGATCGGAACGGCATTCAATAACCTTTATAAAAGGATATCTAAATAACTACTTAATTATTTTTTAGTAGAATCAGCAGCAGGAGCTTTAGCAGCTGAATCTTGACCAGCAGGAGCTACTGAAGTAGTATCCGGAGCAGGAGTAGGAGCAGGAGTTACAACTGTAGCTGTATCAACAGCAGGAGTTTCTTCTGTTTTAGTTTCAGAACTGTTACAAGCTGCGAAAGAAACCGCGATCAGAGCAATTGCAAATAATTTTTTCATTGTTTGTTTTTTAATATTAAAATTATAATTTGATATTAATACCTGTTTTTAAAAAAGGTAACCGATTTTAATGAAAAAAAATTTCTTCGCAATATTATGATTATTAATTTAATACAAATATTTTTTTAAAAAATGTGACGATCTTTT
It encodes the following:
- the gyrA gene encoding DNA gyrase subunit A; its protein translation is MEENLDPQSTQDSNRIIPVNIEEQMKTAYIDYSMSVIVGRALPDVRDGLKPVHRRILYAMNELNLRSNRPHRKSALVVGEVLGKYHPHGDSSVYDAMVRMAQDWSMRYTMVNGQGNFGTQDGDGPAAMRYTEVKLESIAEHTLLDIEKETVDFQPNYDDSREEPVVLPTRIPQLLVNGSSGIAVGMATNVMPHNLSEVIDGCVAYINNREITVEELMLHVKAPDFPTGGIIYGIEGIRAGMHTGRGRVVLRGRVRVDTKPSGREQIVISEVPYQVNRDALTSRIGDLVNNKIIDGIAHVNNESNKKEGTRIVIDLKRDAIANVVINQLYKNTDLQTSYGINNVAITQGRPKILNLKDLISEFVAFRHEVVVRRTKFELKEAEKRAHILQGYLIALDHLDEVIRLIRNSPTPEVAKDNLINAGWGLDEIQAKAILELRLQRLTGMEREKIKEEFDELMKLITHLREVLANEGMRYDIITAELLEIKEKFGDARKTEITYLNDEVSIKDLIKEEDVVITISHLGYIKRTPVDEFRAQRRGGRGVMGGKTRDEDFIEHLFVASTHHTLLFFTEKGRCYWLNVYEIPEGEKTGKGRAIQNLMQLPPDDKIRAIIDVQDLKNEAFVNSHNIVLCTKKGIIKKTALEDFSRPRQTGVNAITINEGDRLLEARLTDGHSEIMMAVKSGRAIRFSEDKVRPTGRGAIGVGGIEVDDENDEVIGMICLSAETSKSVLVVSEKGYGKRTKIDEYRFTNRGGKGVKTISVTEKTGSLVGLLDVDETQDLLITCKSGITIRMRVKDISELGRATQGVKLIRLEEDDEIAAISQVDEQEIAEESETATDATEAASETSTGENDVTSGEDSGEEKNSEEETSEN